Below is a window of Mycolicibacterium rhodesiae NBB3 DNA.
TAGCCACCTATGCATGACCGCACGGGTGTAGGTGCACGCCACGTCGACCTGTCGAGCCATCTCGGCAAGCTTATGGCGAATGACCTGGCGCCCCGTCAAGGGTCTACCGAACGTTTCACGCTCCCGCGCCCAACTCTTGGCGAGATCGAGAGCCCGACCCGCCGTCGCGTACGCCTGGACAGCGATGCCGAGCCGTTCAGCCTGAAATTGCTGCATGATCTGCAAAAACCCGCTGTTCGCTGCCCCCACCAGGTTCTCAGCCGGTACGCGAACGTCGACGAAAGACAACTCGGCGGTGTCGCTACATCGCCATCCCATCTTGTCCAATCGGCGGGACACTTCGAATCCAGGCGAATTCTTGTCGATCACGAGCAATGAAACTCCACCGTAACCCGGTCCGCCGGTGCGTACCGCCGTAGTAACGAAGTCCGCCCGAACTCCGCTGGTGATGAACGTCTTTGCTCCGTTGACCACGTAGGTGTCGCCGTCGCGCACTGCGCGTGTGCGCAAATTCGCGACATCTGAACCTGCCCCAGGCTCGGTAACGCCCAGCGAGCCGATCATCTTTCCTGCGAGCGTCGGACGGACATATCGTTCAATCAGGGCTTCGGAGCCATTGGCGGCAATGTGGGGAAGGGCAATGCCATGGGTGAACAAGGCGGCGCAGACGCCAGTGGACCCACCTGCGGCCAGGATGGCCTCAGTGACCAGTGCAGAGTCAATCGCGTTGCCGCCGCTGCCGCCGACTTCTTCCGGGAACCCGATTCCGAGAAGCCCCACCTCGGCAGCATTGAGGTGCAGGTCGCGTGGAATCTCACCCACCTGCTCCCATTGCGCTAGCTTCGGCGCGATTTCACGTTCGACGAAAGACCGCGCCATCTGACTCAGCGCTCGTCGCTCCGGCGTGGTCCACACCTCCGGGGCGACAACGAAACGAGCTGCCCCATCCTCGCTTGCCATGGTCGTGCCAGCGTCCGTCATCTCAGCCTCCGAGAGAATTTGATGGATGATTGATTACGAGGTGTCTAATAACTTGCCGTCCTCAGGACGGGAAAGGAGGACGCGACGCGCAGCAGCCTAAGCGGTTCGGCGGCGTGTAATCTGCAGCGGCGCAAGGACATGAACACGAGCAGTGGAGCATGGTTCTCTTCAGAACCGGACGAGCCCTCGAATGTTTTTTCCTGAACGCATATCCTGGTAGCCCTCATTGATTTGGTCGAGGGAGTATTCGCGGGTGACCAACTCGTCGAGCTTCAACAGCCCGGCGGAGTAAAGCTCGACCAGCCGCGGAATATCGTGTGGCGCATTGGATGAGCCATACAAAGCGCCACGAATCTGCTTCTCGTAAAGCGTCATCTCCAGCAGTGACCCTGAGATCGACGACTCGTCGGGATGCCCGATGGCCGTAACCACGACGCGTCCGCGCTTTCCGACCAAGGCCAGCGCTTCGGCGGTATAAGAGGCCTCAGCCACATCAGTGGTGAGGATGCAGACATCGGCCAGCTTGCCCAGCGTCATATCGCTGACCAGCGACCAAGCTTCATCCATCGAGGCGGCGGCATGCGTCGCGCCGAACCCGCTCGCTTGCTCTCGCTTGAACTTCACCGGATCGACCGCCACAATTGCTAGCGCCCCCGCGATTCGCGCGCCCTGAATCGCATTCATTCCGATTCCGCCTGCTCCCACTACCACGACGGTGTCCCCGGCGCGCACCTCCCCAGTCCGCACCGCAGATCCGTAGCCGGTCGTGACGCCGCAACCGATCAAGGCTGCCCGATCCAGAGGGATTCCGCCGTCAATCTTGACCACGGATGCCTGCGGCACCACTGTGTACTCGGAAAACGTTCCGAGCAAACACATCTGCCCGACGTCCTCGCCTCGTGCGTGAAAGCGATAGGTGCCGTCGATCTGCGGTCCCATCATCAGCGCCGCTCCCAAATCACAGAGATTGCCCATGCCGCGCGCGCAGTAGGAGCAGCGCCCGCACGAGGGAAGGAAGGTCAAGATGACAGAATCACCTTCGGACAGATCCTCAACCCCTTCACCGCACTCCACGACTGTGCCAGCACCCTCATGGCCCCCTACTACCGGCAATGGGATCGGGAGGTCGCCGGTCACCAGATGTTCGTCGGAATGGCACAAGCCGGTGGCCGCCAGCCGCACGAGGACCTCCCCGGGACCTGGCGGATCCAACTCGACTTCTTCGACCTCCCACTTCTGCTCCAAGCCCCACAAAACAGCGGCACGTGTCTTCATGCTGAAATCCCTTCTATCTAATGACGCTTCTGAAGTAGTTATCCCGACCGCGCACGGTGGTCGCGAGAACTGTCCTGTAGGACGTCCCGGCATATCGCCTATAGGCCGCGGCGGCCGCTCGCCCGCACCCGGGCTCGTACCGGACTGACATCACACATCGAGCAGGTCGTGACGCTTGTCGGCTTCGAGGATTGCCCGATATTCTGGAAAAAGGTTTTTCGCCTGCGGTATGAGCTTGATCAGTTTCGTGACAGGACCTTTCGCTCGTACAGTTCCTTTGGCCATCGCCATGGTCAAGTTCACCTTCCCCAACCAGAACCTGTTACCGGTATCCGCGGACATGAACAATTCGACATTCGGTGTAACGCCACTGTCCGCGCCGGTCTCTATCACCTTCTTCGGCATATCCACGGTTACTACCGCATCCGGATCGGTGTAGTGGATCCGCAACACCACCCCGGACCCGGCAAGTCTGTTCGCAAGGTCTTCGTTCTCCAAACCTCGTCGAAAGATGCCGGCGAGGTAGCGGTAAACCTCTTCCGCATCAGCGAAGACAGCCATCGTGAATCTCCATTCTGTTGACGCAATCCAAGCACTCACAAAGAAATCCGTTGAGTCGCACCCAGTTTGATTTCCTCCGCAGGCAATCAGAAATCATAGGGGTAGATTTCCTGCCTCCCTCAGCGCCTGCGCGAGTCGACGTTCGGTTTGCGGCAACTGCGCAGCGAGGGACGCCGCGCCACTCGCTCGCGAGCGCGGATCTGCACCGCGTTCGTAAGCGGTGTGCGCAACAGCGGTCCACAACTCAGATGCGGACTTCGCAGCCTCCGCTGCTCGGAACGCAGGTTCGAAACTCAACTCTTCAGCGACGCGCCGACATCCACGTGCCTGCAGATCTCGGAACAGACCGCCTCCGGTTCCAGCCTTTTCGATGAAGGCGCTCAGCGCAAACAAGGCACCGTCGAGGGTGTCGTCGTCAAAGATCTCCGGCCACCGCTTGAGGTCCTCCACAAACGTCGACACCCCTGGTAACCCACGCACCTGAATTTCACAATCGGAGCCCTCGGTGATCGGCGCGCTCACAAACGAACCCTGCATCGCGTCCGCGGACCTGCGGAAGGCCGACTGGGCAGCATTGCCGAGATCTGGTGCCGCACGGGGCCACTCGACCACGTAGGTGGTGTGCCGCGTGGGGACGGGAAATCCCGTCGATGCCCGTGCCTTCCGTAAATTCTCATAAGGCACGGCTTGAGGTGTATCGCGATCGTTATCGACCACGAACGCGAGTTCCTCGTCGTCGTCGTACCCTACGATCACGACATCGTGCCGGCTCATACTCAGACGTGTTCTCAGATAGGGCAATTCGGCGATGTCAGTCCACACCATGACTGGCGTACCGGCATCGATCTGTTCGGTCACCCATTTCCAACCGAGATCGGGGTCGTCTGTCGAACGGCACTCGAAGCGCGCGCCCAACCGGGTCAAGTATTCGTCTTCGAGGTCCGCGCTGCGTCCAACGAGGTAGATCGGTGGACGTAGGTGCGCCGAGCGAACATACGAGAAGTCGAGGGCCCCGCCGAGGGCAAACACGATACCTTCGTCCGGGGTGTCATCACACCAACGGATCCCCGCCCATTCGGTCAAATCCCGAAGGGCACCCGATCCGCAATGGCCGCCCATGTCGTGGCGATACGGCACCACCATCGATGCCATCAATCCTCCTCCAGGTGACTAACGTGCAGGCGGCAACTCATCTGAGTCATAGGGAACGCGAGATGATTTCCTTCATCACCTCGTTCGTGCCGGCATAGATCTTTTGCACGCGCTGGTCCACCCACAATCTGGAGATGGGGTACTCGGTCATGTAGCCATATCCGCCGTGAAGCTGCATACAGTCATCGAGTACCTTCATCGCTCGTTCAGTGGTCCACCACTTCGCCATGGCGACGGTCTGCACGTCGAGTTGACCCGCAAGGTGCAGGTCGATGCAGTAGTCGAGGAACACTCGCGCGATGCGCGTTTCGGTCGCGGCTTCAGCCAGCGTGAACTTGGTGTTCTGAAAGCCAAAGACAGGCCGACCAAACGCCTCCCGCTCACGCGTGTACTTGAGCGTCTGCTCCAGGGCAAGTTCCATCGCTGCGACAGCCCCCACCGCGACGATCAGTCGCTCTTGTGGCAGCTGCGTCATCAGCTGAATGAAGCCCTGTCCCTCAGCCTGGCCCAGTAGATGCGAGCGCGGAACTCTCACCTCATCGAAGAACAACTCGGAGGTGTCCTGGCCGCGCTGGCCGATTTTGTCGAGAACCTTGCCACGCCGGAATCCCGCCCGGTCAGCCTCGACAGCGATCAAAGAGATGCCCGCAGCGCCCTGGCTCGGATCTGTCTTGGCAACAACGATGATGAGGTCGGCCTGTTGGCCGTTGGTGATGAAAGTCTTGGAGCCGGTGATCACGTACTCGTCACCGTCAAGGAGGGCCCTTGTCTTGACGCTCTGGAGATCGGACCCGGTCCCCGGTTCTGTCATGGCTATCGCCCCGATCATTTCACCGGACGCCATCTTGGGAAGCCACTTCGCGCGCAACTCTTCAGTCGCGTACTGCAGGATGTAGTGGGCCACGATTCCGCTGTGCAGTCCCGCGCCCCATGAGCTGTCACCGATGCGGGCCTGCTCTTCGAGCACGACCGCTTCGTGCGCGAAAGTGCCACCGCCTCCACCGTATTCCTCAGGTATAGACATGCAGAGCAGGCCCAGCTCGCCCGCTCGGTTCCACAGTTCTCGGTCGACGTGGTGCTGGTCTGCAAAGCGTTGCGCATGCGGCGCCAATTCGGCCGAGAAGAACTTCGCAGCGAGGTCACGAAGCTCGAGTAATTCGGCATTCATCCAGGGAGAGATTGGGGAGGACATAATTACCTTCCGACTGTTGGAATTCCAGGGATTTGACGTTATGACGTTTCGATTTCGATGAGGTATTCACCGGCAGAGTGGCGCGCACGGATGGCCTTTTTGTCGTACTTTCCGACGCTCGTCCTCGGAATATCGGACACGAAGCTCCATCGCTCAGGAATCCACCATTTGGCGACTTTGCCCGAAAGGAACGATCGGAGTTGGTCAATGTCAACGTCGGTTCCGGGGTGGACGACGACAAGCGCCAACGGCCGTTCCTGCCATTTATCGTCCGCGACGCCGACTACCGCCGCTTCGTACACGGCAGGGTGCCCGATCAGCGTGTTCTCCAGCTCCACCGTGGAGATCCATTCGCCACCTGACTTGATGACGTCTTTCGAGCGGTCGGTCAGTGTCAGATAGCCCTCGGCGTCGATCCTGCCCACATCACCGGTACGCAACCATCCTTCGTCGAACTTCTCCGTATCGTTGTCTCCGAAATAAGAACCGGTAATCCAAGGGCCACGCGCCTGAATTTCCCCAACTGATTGCCCGTCCCACGGCACGTCTTTCCCGTCGTCGTCCCGCAACCGGATTTCGACACCGCAGATCGGCCGGCCCTGGGATGCGCGCATCTCCCATCGTCGCGTCGCGTCGGCTCTGCTAGCCGGACGTGCAACGGTCGCCAGCGGAGAGGTTTCGGTCATACCCCATGCCTGCACAATGGGCACGTTGTACTTCTCTTCGAACGCCCGCATCAAGGAAAGCGGAACAGCAGATCCCCCGCACGCGACCAGCCGTAGCGAAGAAATGTCCCGCCCAGGGTGCGAATCCAGATATCGGTCGACGTCGTTCCAGATCGTCGGCACTGCACCGGCCACGGTCGGCCTGGTGTCTTCGATGATCGACACCAACGGTTCGGCTTGGAGATACCGGTCAGGCAGCACCAGATCCGCACCGGACATCAACGCTGCGTAGATAAGCCCCCACGCATTGGCGTGAAACATTGGGACGATGGCCAGGACACGGTCGGCCTCGCTGACTGACAAAGCGTTAGCTGTGCAGGCGGTCAAGGAGTGAAGGTACGTCGAACGGTGGCTGTAGACGACGCCTTTGGGATCTCCGGTGGTGCCGCTCGTATAACACATGGCCGCGGCCGACAGCTCATCGAGCCGAGGCCATTCAAATGACTCTTCCTGGCCGGCAAGTACTTTCTCGTAACGCAGAACGGTCTTCCCGCATCCCTGTAGCGGGGCAAGGTCGCCCTCTCCGGTGACGATGACGGTGTGCACCGACGCCATCGCTGGGAGCGCGCGCGCCAACAACGGGGCAACCGAAGCGTCGACTAGGACGATCTGATCGCTCGCGTGGTTGGCGATGTACGCGAGTTGCTCCGGGGCCAAACGAATGTTGAGCGTGTGCAGGACCGCTCCCATGGAGGGAATCGCACAGTAGGCCTCCAGATGTTCCTGGTTGCTCCACTGGAAGGTGGCCACGCGTTGGTCTGCCGTGACGCCAAGGCTGCGCAGTGCGTTGGCGAGTCGAGCTACGCGCGGCAGCACACCGCGGTAGGGCGTCCTACGATACCCATCTCCGGTCGGAGTGATGACCTCGCTGTCACAGTGTATGGCTGCCGCATGCTGGACGATCGCCGACACCGTGAGGGGAACATTTTGCATTGTGCTTTGCATCGTGCAGGGCCCTTTCAGGCGAAGAGGTCGGGACGGCTGTTCGGCTGGTCGATGAATGTGCCGTAATACGTTTTCAGCGCTTGCAGGATGTCTGCTAGGGGTAGATCGTCGTAGGCTCCCCGGTCGCGCAGATATTCCATGTGCTGGGTGCCGTCAGCGGTGAAACCATGTAGTAGCGCGTCGCTACGGCCGTCGAATTCGATCGGCGAGACACCGAAACGTGCGCACAGCTCGCGATTGAACGCCGGAGTGGCCTTTACCCACGCACTGTTGAGAAACATGAGACTGTAACCGTGGTAGACGAAAACGTCGGTACCGCCCATCCGCTCGCGCAATGTCTTGGTCTGGAGGTGGTTTCGGACGTCGGCGAACCCCAGCCGCGCCGGGATTCCCGCCGCTCGGCACGCTGCAGTCAACAGCACGGCCTTCGGGACGCAGTAGGCTCGTTCTGCGGTCGCGACGGTACTGGCGCGATACGCGTGTGGGTTATCGGTCACCGTGTAGGGGTCGTACCAAATGCAGTCACGGACCGCGGTGAAGATGGCGATGGCCTTCTCGGTGTCGCCGCAGGCACCACGGATCGCCGATGATACGAAGTCACGTACCGAATCTTGTTGCCAGTCAAGAAACTCCGTGGGTTCGAGGTAGGGCCCGTGGTCGACGGTCATCGGCGCTTCATCTCCAACGGAAGTCCGTCCACCGGAATGGGCAGCGAGGTGTTGTCCCATCGGACGTGATAGTTCTCCGGAACCGTCCAGGTGAACGAACGCAGCATCCGGTGCAGGATTGCTTTGACCTCGAGCGTCCCGAATTGCATGCCGATGCACTTGTGCGCTCCACCTCCGAACGGAACCCAGGCGAATCGGTGGTGTTGGTCTTCGCGCCGAGACTCGTCAAAACGTGAGGGATCGAACCGCTCCGGATCACTCCAGATCGTCTGATCGAAGTGATTCACGGCAGGCGTTATGGCGCACAAAATGTTCGCGGGGATGTGATATCCGTCGATGGCGACATCTCGAACCGTCTTGCGCATCACCAGCGGAACAGGTGCAAGCAGTCTGAGCGCTTCCTTGATCACGAGCTCGATGACCGTCATCTTCTCCAGGGCCTCGATGTCCGGCAACCCGTCACCGATGGCCTCGGCTTCCGCAGCCGCTGCCTCCTGCCACTCCGGATACTTGGCAAGGAAATAGGCGACCGCAGTGGTGGTGATCGTCGATGTGTCGTGGGCCGCCATCATCAAGAAGATCATGTGATTCACCACATCCCCGTCGGAAAACCGCTCCCCGTCTTCGGTGGTGGCTTGACAAAGAGCAGCGAACAGATCATCCGTTTCACCGGCTCGCGCGGCAGGCAGATGCCGGAAGAAGTAGTCCTCCAAGACGCGCCGGCCTCGCACACCAGCGCGGAATCTGGTTCCCGGAAGCGGAACACGCACAAGGGAACTCGCTGCTCGAACCGCGGCGACGAACGCCTTGTTGACAGCATCACTCTCCTCCTTGCCGCGGCCGCCCATGAAAACGTCGGTGGCTATGTCGAGGGTGAGTTCCTTCAGCAGTGGATAGATTCGAACCGACGGACCCACCGGCCACGTGGGCACTGCCGAGCGAACGCATGGGGTTACCTGCTCGACGTATCCGGTCAGGCGCGGACGCGTAAACGCCTCCTGCATGATGCGCCGGTGCATCAAGTGCTCGTCGAAGCTCATGAGCATCAAACCGCGATGAAAGAAGGCGTCGATCAAGAAGGACCAGCCATCCTGAGAAAATGCCTTCGCTTCGCTCGTGAACGCCTCTCGAGTGGCGTTCGGTCCCGCGATGACCACCATCTTGGTGCCGAACGCGCCCATCCACGACACAGAACCCAGACGGTCGTAGCGCTCTCGGCTGAAATCCGATCCGAATCGGATGTAGTCGAGCGTGTGGCCCACAAAGGGCAGTCCGGCATCCCCCCGGACGGCTTTCAGTCCACTTCCCGCGGGTGCCGGTGCCAGTTCACGAACCGGCCAGTCCCGGCTCCATCGACGCCATCTGTCGTCGACGGCGCGAGGCGCAGGAACCATGATCACAGAGGACAACCGGTCCTTCACGTGGTGCGCAGGTGCGAGAAGGTGATCTGTCATGGTTTCCTCCTGGACGCTCGGCCGCTCTGATCTTGCCAACGTCAGTCTTTACAAATATGCGATCGATGTCACAATCTAGACAATCTTGATCTCGGGGTCAAGTAAACGTCTCGTGGCCCTAGTCAGCCCGATGACGCGTCGGGCTCGGTGCAGCTGGGCCCACTTACCTGTAGACGCCCAACCTTTCTCAAGACGTAATCGCTGCTTCGCGGCTTCCGGGTGAGGAGTCGATAAACCAAGGTAGGCCCCGGCCAGTTCGTCGGGATTTCCCCACTCGAGGTTCGATACCAGCTCGCACAGAGCGCCCACACCGACCTCCGTAGTCGCCTTCTCAAGCGCGTGTTGTAACGTTGCGCGATTTCTGACTTGACATCGATCGCATGACCTGGATGAGCAGCCACGACCTTGATGAGCGTTGCGATGTGACGGAGTTGTGACTCGATCATGTAGAGGATCGACCCCGAGCCCACATTCGTGTTGGGACCATAAAGGAGGAACAGGTTCGGGAACATTGGGACACAGTGATGCCCAGATATGCGTATGCCTGGGTCTCCCACACCTCGGCCAAGGAGACTCCGCGAGAGCCGCGCACGGACATCGGGGCGAGAAAATCGGTGGCGCGAAACCCGGTTCCGTAGATCACGACATCTGCAGGACGAAATTCGCCGTCCTCGGTATTGACACCCTTGTCGCAGAGCTTTGCGATCGCGTTCGGGCACCAACGACACGCGATCACTCGCGATTGCTGGATAGTAGTCATTCGAGAACAGCACTCGCTTGCACCCTGGCGCGTCGGAAAGCGTCAGTTGCTCGCGCAAAGATGGGCTGGCAACCTGCCGATGTAGGTGGCGGCGCGCGATCGCACCGAGGACGCGTGAGAGGGGCTTCGCGTCGACTAGCATCACGGCGAGCATCTCAAAAATGAGCCATACCGCGAAACGCTCGAGATGCAGCAACACCGGCAGGAACTCGCTCAGCCTGTGGTGAAGGACTCCATACCTGCTGTCCCACTTCGGTAGGATCCACGGAGCCGTGCGCTGATACAGCGTGACATGCGCGGCCTCGCGGGCGATGTGTGGCACGAATTGGATCGCACTTGCTCCTGTGCCGATGACGGCTACTTGCTTGCCGCGAAGCGAAACCGATCGGTCCCAACGCGCCGAATGAAAGCGCGGCCCCTGGAAGGCATCTGCGTCGGCTATATCCGGTATGTGGGGTAAGGAGAGCTGACCCACGGCCGAGACAACGACATCGCAGCATATCGTCTCGTTCGAGCTCGTGGCCAGGGTCCAACGCCCGGACTGCTCATCGAAGGTCATGTCGACAACTTCGGTGTGCGTGCGCAGATGTGCGTCCAGTCCACCACTCTCCACGAGTCCGCAGAGGTCCTGGAGTATCTCGGGTTGCTCGGCATATCGCCGTGACCAGCGAGGATTGGGCTTGTGCGAGAGTGAGTACAACGCGGACGGCACGTCGCAGGCCGCTCCCGGGTAGGTGTTGTCACGCCAAACACCCCCGATGTCTGCAGCCTTCTCCAGGATCGTGAAGTTCGTGAAACCGTCCTTCTTCAGCCGGTGAGCCATCGCGACCCCGGCGAAGCCGGCCCCGATGATCACGATGGACGGATCGCATGCGCGACGGGCCGTCGCGAAGTCGCTCTTCATGAGGCAGGTCCGGCTGACTCAACGTTGTGGGAGTGCAGAAGCGTTGCCTGTTCGGACACTTTCACCTGACTCCCGAGGCTTCAAGGAAGCGTCCCGCTCGATGAATCGCGTCGCGGGCCTCGGGAAGAATCCTGAACATCGCTTGGAATACATGGATCTGTCCGCGATATACCTGGATCTCGACGTGGGATCCAGCCGATTGAAGTCGCTCGGCGAGACGGCGCGAGTCATCGATCAACATTTCTCTCCCGCCCACCTGAATGAGGATCGGCGGCATCGAGGTGAGGTCCGCGTCAAGCACGCTGAGGCGCGGATCTCCGCGATCTGCACCACCCACATAGAGGTCAAGAGCGCGCGCCGCCGACTGAGCGGAGGCAAAAGGATCACGACGGCGAAGTTCACGCGCCCTAGCGAGTTCACACTTGAGGTCCAGGACGGGAGACATCAGCAGCATCGCATCAGGGAGCGGCAATCCACCTGCACGTGCGCCCAAGGCAGTCGCCATCGTAAGCTGACCGCCCGCCGAATCTCCAGCAACCGCGACGGCGCGCTCGCTAGAACCCGAGGGCCCTCCGCTGGTAAGCCAGCGATACGCGTTCAGTGCATCGTCCGCCGCCGCCGGGTAGGGGTATCGGGGCGCAAGTCGGTACTTGACGGCGAAGATTGGGCGTCCGCTTGCAGAAGCCAGTTCACCGAGGAGGCCGCGGTGCGTATCCGGCGAGCACATGGAGTACGCGCCACCGTGTATGTATAGCAATGGGTTCGCATGCGGCTTAACGACCGGCGAGGTGATCCAATCCCCACGTATCGGGCCCCCGCCGAATACTGTGTCAACCTTGCGCACTGTGACGCCGCGCCGCGGCCGCGATGCGACGAGCGCCGTGCGAAGCACGCGATCCATCACCGCAAGTCCGTAGGCGTTTGATGGCATGAGCTGCGCCAGTGGACGCAGCGTGGTTCGCGAGGACATCGCGACGAGATGACTGGCAAGACTGGGCTGCCAGTCAGGGGCATCCATCCTGGTCACCGGGGACACACCTCCTCGGCCCGATTCTCGAATCGGTACTCCGAGAGTCGAAAAGTGCGGCTACGCCAATAGGTCTCCAGAGTCGTTGATGGACGCAGTGGAACGTCACCGTGCTTGTCGAAATAGTAGCTATTGGCATTGGAACAGCTCGGCTGCCAGAAAACCTGTCTGTGCCGGCGACTTATCACTTCGGCGAAGTAACGGTCGTTCGCCTCCTTCTTGACCTCCACGAAGTTAGCACCCAGCGCACGCGCACGGCGAAGACACCGGACGATGTGCCGACTCTGCGCCTCGATGAGCGTGAAGTACGAGGAACCGTTGTAGCCGTACGGGCCGAAGATGTTGAAATGATTCGGGAATCCCGGGACGCTCACCCCTTCGAAGGCCTGCAGTCGGTGCTCGTCCCACCAGGTAGCCTGCTCCAGCCCGCCGCGTCCCTTCAACACGTAAGTGGGCATGTTGCCCGACTCCATCACTTTGAAGCCGGTGGCCAAGATCAAGACATCAATGGGATGAGCTTTGCCGTCTCGAGAATGGACGGATGCATGGTCGATATGGGTTATGCCGCTCGTCTCGAGCGAAACGTTGGACCGGTTGTACGTTGCGAGATAGGAATTGTGGAAGCTGGGTCGTTTACAGCCCAACGAGTAGCGCGGAATGAGTTGTTCTCTCGTCGTCGGGTCATGGACCTCACGCCGCATGTACCGTTTTGCGGCGCTCTCCATGATATCGGCGAACGGTATCACCGTATGAAAGTGAGCGGCGATTGGGAAAGTGATTTCCACGAACGCCTGGCTCGCGGTCCGGGTCGCCAGTTGTGCCCCCGGCACGAAATGCAAGAAGCTCTCGGCCCACTTAGGGACGGAGAAGTCTGGCTTCGGCAAACAATAAATTGGAGTCCGCTGGAAGACGGTCAGACTTTCTGCTTTTTGTGCGACTTCGGGAATCAGTTGCACTGCCGACGCACCGGTGCCGATTACTGCAACCCGCT
It encodes the following:
- a CDS encoding acyl-CoA dehydrogenase family protein translates to MSSPISPWMNAELLELRDLAAKFFSAELAPHAQRFADQHHVDRELWNRAGELGLLCMSIPEEYGGGGGTFAHEAVVLEEQARIGDSSWGAGLHSGIVAHYILQYATEELRAKWLPKMASGEMIGAIAMTEPGTGSDLQSVKTRALLDGDEYVITGSKTFITNGQQADLIIVVAKTDPSQGAAGISLIAVEADRAGFRRGKVLDKIGQRGQDTSELFFDEVRVPRSHLLGQAEGQGFIQLMTQLPQERLIVAVGAVAAMELALEQTLKYTREREAFGRPVFGFQNTKFTLAEAATETRIARVFLDYCIDLHLAGQLDVQTVAMAKWWTTERAMKVLDDCMQLHGGYGYMTEYPISRLWVDQRVQKIYAGTNEVMKEIISRSL
- a CDS encoding NDMA-dependent alcohol dehydrogenase encodes the protein MKTRAAVLWGLEQKWEVEEVELDPPGPGEVLVRLAATGLCHSDEHLVTGDLPIPLPVVGGHEGAGTVVECGEGVEDLSEGDSVILTFLPSCGRCSYCARGMGNLCDLGAALMMGPQIDGTYRFHARGEDVGQMCLLGTFSEYTVVPQASVVKIDGGIPLDRAALIGCGVTTGYGSAVRTGEVRAGDTVVVVGAGGIGMNAIQGARIAGALAIVAVDPVKFKREQASGFGATHAAASMDEAWSLVSDMTLGKLADVCILTTDVAEASYTAEALALVGKRGRVVVTAIGHPDESSISGSLLEMTLYEKQIRGALYGSSNAPHDIPRLVELYSAGLLKLDELVTREYSLDQINEGYQDMRSGKNIRGLVRF
- a CDS encoding SCP2 sterol-binding domain-containing protein, with amino-acid sequence MAVFADAEEVYRYLAGIFRRGLENEDLANRLAGSGVVLRIHYTDPDAVVTVDMPKKVIETGADSGVTPNVELFMSADTGNRFWLGKVNLTMAMAKGTVRAKGPVTKLIKLIPQAKNLFPEYRAILEADKRHDLLDV
- a CDS encoding cytochrome P450; translated protein: MTDHLLAPAHHVKDRLSSVIMVPAPRAVDDRWRRWSRDWPVRELAPAPAGSGLKAVRGDAGLPFVGHTLDYIRFGSDFSRERYDRLGSVSWMGAFGTKMVVIAGPNATREAFTSEAKAFSQDGWSFLIDAFFHRGLMLMSFDEHLMHRRIMQEAFTRPRLTGYVEQVTPCVRSAVPTWPVGPSVRIYPLLKELTLDIATDVFMGGRGKEESDAVNKAFVAAVRAASSLVRVPLPGTRFRAGVRGRRVLEDYFFRHLPAARAGETDDLFAALCQATTEDGERFSDGDVVNHMIFLMMAAHDTSTITTTAVAYFLAKYPEWQEAAAAEAEAIGDGLPDIEALEKMTVIELVIKEALRLLAPVPLVMRKTVRDVAIDGYHIPANILCAITPAVNHFDQTIWSDPERFDPSRFDESRREDQHHRFAWVPFGGGAHKCIGMQFGTLEVKAILHRMLRSFTWTVPENYHVRWDNTSLPIPVDGLPLEMKRR
- a CDS encoding BtrH N-terminal domain-containing protein, whose translation is MASMVVPYRHDMGGHCGSGALRDLTEWAGIRWCDDTPDEGIVFALGGALDFSYVRSAHLRPPIYLVGRSADLEDEYLTRLGARFECRSTDDPDLGWKWVTEQIDAGTPVMVWTDIAELPYLRTRLSMSRHDVVIVGYDDDEELAFVVDNDRDTPQAVPYENLRKARASTGFPVPTRHTTYVVEWPRAAPDLGNAAQSAFRRSADAMQGSFVSAPITEGSDCEIQVRGLPGVSTFVEDLKRWPEIFDDDTLDGALFALSAFIEKAGTGGGLFRDLQARGCRRVAEELSFEPAFRAAEAAKSASELWTAVAHTAYERGADPRSRASGAASLAAQLPQTERRLAQALREAGNLPL
- a CDS encoding acyl-CoA dehydrogenase family protein, with translation MTDAGTTMASEDGAARFVVAPEVWTTPERRALSQMARSFVEREIAPKLAQWEQVGEIPRDLHLNAAEVGLLGIGFPEEVGGSGGNAIDSALVTEAILAAGGSTGVCAALFTHGIALPHIAANGSEALIERYVRPTLAGKMIGSLGVTEPGAGSDVANLRTRAVRDGDTYVVNGAKTFITSGVRADFVTTAVRTGGPGYGGVSLLVIDKNSPGFEVSRRLDKMGWRCSDTAELSFVDVRVPAENLVGAANSGFLQIMQQFQAERLGIAVQAYATAGRALDLAKSWARERETFGRPLTGRQVIRHKLAEMARQVDVACTYTRAVMHRWLAGEDVVAEVSMAKNTAVYACDYVVNEAVQIFGGMGYMRESEIERHYRDCRILGIGGGTNEIMNEIIAKRIGL
- a CDS encoding fatty acid--CoA ligase; protein product: MQNVPLTVSAIVQHAAAIHCDSEVITPTGDGYRRTPYRGVLPRVARLANALRSLGVTADQRVATFQWSNQEHLEAYCAIPSMGAVLHTLNIRLAPEQLAYIANHASDQIVLVDASVAPLLARALPAMASVHTVIVTGEGDLAPLQGCGKTVLRYEKVLAGQEESFEWPRLDELSAAAMCYTSGTTGDPKGVVYSHRSTYLHSLTACTANALSVSEADRVLAIVPMFHANAWGLIYAALMSGADLVLPDRYLQAEPLVSIIEDTRPTVAGAVPTIWNDVDRYLDSHPGRDISSLRLVACGGSAVPLSLMRAFEEKYNVPIVQAWGMTETSPLATVARPASRADATRRWEMRASQGRPICGVEIRLRDDDGKDVPWDGQSVGEIQARGPWITGSYFGDNDTEKFDEGWLRTGDVGRIDAEGYLTLTDRSKDVIKSGGEWISTVELENTLIGHPAVYEAAVVGVADDKWQERPLALVVVHPGTDVDIDQLRSFLSGKVAKWWIPERWSFVSDIPRTSVGKYDKKAIRARHSAGEYLIEIETS
- a CDS encoding transglutaminase-like domain-containing protein, translating into MTVDHGPYLEPTEFLDWQQDSVRDFVSSAIRGACGDTEKAIAIFTAVRDCIWYDPYTVTDNPHAYRASTVATAERAYCVPKAVLLTAACRAAGIPARLGFADVRNHLQTKTLRERMGGTDVFVYHGYSLMFLNSAWVKATPAFNRELCARFGVSPIEFDGRSDALLHGFTADGTQHMEYLRDRGAYDDLPLADILQALKTYYGTFIDQPNSRPDLFA